A region from the Spea bombifrons isolate aSpeBom1 chromosome 7, aSpeBom1.2.pri, whole genome shotgun sequence genome encodes:
- the EARS2 gene encoding probable glutamate--tRNA ligase, mitochondrial, which translates to MRPVLVRVKDVLRVVELVTLPKRCCSSVPSGKEVRVRFAPSPTGFLHLGGLRTALYNYLFAKKHGGSFILRLEDTDRSRLVAGAAEGIENMLEWAGIPPDESPRQGGPYGPYEQSKRLDLYQVTADKLLESGAAYRCFCTPQRLELLKREALRNRQTPRYDNRCRHLTAKQVSEKLSKGSPYVIRFHLQEGAQPFQDLVYGWTHHDVASVEGDPVIIKGDGFPTYHLANVVDDHHMGVSHVLRGAEWLISTSKHLLIYQALDWQPPLYAHLPLLLNKDGTKLSKRQGDIFIEHYAQSGCLADALLDLITNCGSGFPENQMGRTLDTLVNQYDLGKTSTHSALLDLEKLPEFNRLHLARSIDGPETRAKLVVQLQAMLQDTYKGLELDEGHIERILLLRKGHLCRMTDLLSPEYSYLWIRPSISKQELQSLSREAAEIGALVVRVLKETCNDFTLENLNNELRSHLQQLKATKYSSAMKLLRKSLSGQEHGPSVAEMLMSLGPQESIIRLQNALSC; encoded by the exons ATGAGGCCTGTACTGGTTAGGGTCAAGGATGTGCTTCGTGTCGTGGAATTGGTAACCCTTCCGAAGAGGTGCTGCTCCTCAGTGCCTTCTGGGAAGGAGGTTCGAGTCCGATTCGCTCCTAGTCCTACTG GTTTTCTGCACTTGGGAGGTTTGCGTACGGCGCTGTACAATTACCTGTTTGCCAAAAAACATGGCGGTTCTTTTATTCTACGGCTTGAAGACACAGACAGGAGCCGGCTGGTGGCTGGAGCAGCTGAAGGCATAGAGAACATGCTGGAGTGGGCAG GCATCCCACCAGATGAGAGCCCAAGGCAAGGTGGACCTTATGGACCATATGAGCAGTCTAAGCGTCTGGATCTGTATCAGGTTACTGCTGACAAGCTGCTGGAAAGCGGAGCTGCTTATCGTTGCTTTTGCACTCCACAGAGACTAGAACTTCTCAAGAGGGAAGCTCTGAGAAACAGACAGACTCCTCG CTATGATAACCGGTGCCGGCATCTAACTGCAAAACAAGTGTCAGAGAAGCTGTCTAAAGGTTCCCCCTATGTGATCCGGTTCCACTTGCAAGAAGGAGCACAGCCTTTTCAGGACCTGGTCTATGGCTGGACTCACCATGACGTGGCAAGTGTGGAAGGTGACCCCGTTATTATAAAAGGAGATGGCTTTCCCACATATCATTTGGCCAATGTGGTAGACGATCACCATATGGGTGTGAGCCATGTGCTGCGGGGAGCAGAGTGGCTCATATCTACATCCAAGCATCTGCTGATTTACCAAGCTTTGGACTGGCAACCTCCCTTATATGCCCACCTACCCCTCCTACTAAACAAAGATGGAACCAAACTCTCCAAGCGACAAGGAGACATCTTTATTGAACACTATGCTCAGAGTGGATGCTTAGCTGATGCTCTGCTGGATCTCATCACCAACTGTGGATCTGGATTTCCTG AAAACCAAATGGGCCGTACATTGGACACACTCGTAAACCAGTATGATTTGGGGAAAACAAGCACCCACTCTGCTCTGCTGGATCTGGAGAAACTTCCCGAGTTTAACAG GTTACACCTTGCAAGATCGATAGACGGTCCCGAGACCCGGGCAAAGCTGGTTGTTCAGCTCCAGGCAATGTTGCAAGACACATATAAGGGTCTGGAACTTGATGAGGGGCACATAGAGCGCATACTGTTGCTTAGGAAG GGACATTTGTGCCGGATGACAGACCTCTTATCGCCTGAATATTCGTACCTCTGGATCCGGCCTTCTATTTCTAAACAAGAACTGCAGAGCCTCTCGCGCGAGGCTGCTGAGATTGGAGCGCTGGTTGTACG AGTCCTAAAGGAAACGTGCAATGATTTTACTTTGGAAAATCTGAATAACGAACTGAGGAGCCATTTACAGCAACTGAAAGCCACAAAGTACAGCAGTGCTATGAAACTACTTAGAAAGTCTCTGAGCGGCCAAGAG CATGGGCCAAGTGTAGCGGAGATGCTGATGTCATTGGGACCCCAAGAATCCATCATACGACTTCAGAATGCTCTCAGCTGCTGA
- the RAB40C gene encoding ras-related protein Rab-40C — MGTQGSPVKSYDYLLKFLLVGDSDVGKGEILESLQDGASESPYSYSNGIDYKTTTILLDGRRVKLELWDTSGQGRFCTIFRSYSRGAQGILLVYDITNRWSFDGIDRWIKEIDEHAPGVPRILVGNRLHLAFKRQVPTEQARAYAEKNGMTFFEVSPLCNFNVTESFTELSRIVLMRHGMEKIWRPNRVFSLQDLCCRAIVSCTPVHLIDKLPLPVAIKSHLKSFSMANGMNAVMMHGRSYSVAGGSGGAAGSGGGSKGNSLKRSKSIRPPQSPPQNCSRSNCKIS, encoded by the exons ATGGGGACTCAGGGTAGCCCGGTGAAGAGCTACGACTACCTTCTGAAATTCCTGCTGGTTGGTGACAGTGATGTGGGGAAGGGAGAAATCCTGGAAAGCCTGCAGGATGGAGCCTCGGAGTCTCCTTACTCCTATAGTAATG gtaTTGACTACAAAACCACTACCATCCTGCTAGATGGCAGACGGGTCAAACTAGAGCTATG GGACACATCTGGCCAAGGCAGGTTCTGCACAATATTCCGCTCTTATTCCAGAGGTGCCCAG ggcatTCTCTTAGTTTACGATATCACAAACCGATGGTCCTTCGATGGAATAGACCGTTGGATCAAAGAGATTGATGAG CATGCCCCAGGGGTGCCACGCATCCTTGTGGGAAATCGACTGCACTTGGCTTTTAAACGACAAGTCCCCACTGAACAGGCTCGGGCTTACGCTGAGAAAAATGGAATGACGTTTTTCGAAGTTAGCCCCCTCTGCAACTTCAATGTAACCGAATCCTTTACGGAGCTGTCTCGCATTGTCCTGATGAGACATGGGATGGAAAAAATCTGGAGGCCGAACAGAG TATTCAGCCTACAAGACCTCTGTTGCCGTGCCATTGTCTCCTGCACCCCTGTACATCTTATTGACAAACTGCCCCTTCCGGTGGCAATCAAAAGCCACCTAAAGTCTTTCTCCATGGCCAACGGAATGAATGCAGTGATGATGCATGGACGTTCGTACTCTGTGGCTGGTGGCAGCGGTGGAGCTGCAGGAAGCGGTGGAGGAAGCAAAGGCAATAGCCTTAAACGTTCAAAATCCATCCGGCCACCGCAAAGCCCCCCTCAGAACTGCTCCAGAAGCAACTGTAAGATATCTTAG
- the COG7 gene encoding conserved oligomeric Golgi complex subunit 7 yields MDFSRFLAEDFEVTEWVNAAFKSVQKDAPGKVDSHAATLVMKLQLFIQEVNNSVEESSHQALQNMPRVLRDVEALKQEAAFLKEQMILVKEDIKKFEQDTAQSMQVLVVMDKVKSRMQLAAESLQEADKWSTLSADIEETFKTQNITVISEKLTSMQVSLSMLVDTPDYSEKCVYLEALKNRLEAMCSPQIVGAFNSQSVDQAKMFVKVFGEIDRMPQLLAYYYKCQKVQLVTVWQELCQSEIPLDRQLTEFYDTLLGAWHTQLQWVSQVFNKPHEVVTVLLIQTLAAMVPSIPVCLSTAMERAGPESKLSTLLDLYQSTVHFAKALEAAILPNIGDHNLVKVTELVESVFGPYKPFQLQYGALEESHVLIEISAIPLEHQEVLDCVQELSHSVSRIFNLSSGAVERCIQLTDGLGVCGLLKALQSLFKKYVSDFSNTLQSIRKKYKLDSIPADSLFLEDWTAFQNSVRIIATCGELLRQCRDFEQQLASRILSTAGKYLSDSYSPRSLTGIQETGATERKSSRNPWQEYNYLQKGDPAEYANLMETLYMIKEKGAVSTSLLAASRSALTRQNQVAHQLAFDSVFLRIKQQLLLVPKMESWSYEGSGELTEDLPTFSLTPFEYISNIGQYLMSLPLHLEPFVTPEDSTLELALHAGKLPYPPEQGEETPELDNMADYWLGSLARATMQTYCDVILQIPALTPHSSKQLATDIDYLINVMDALGLQPTRTLQHIVTLVKAKPEEYRQVAKAVPRKLSSSVAAMRNLEY; encoded by the exons ATGGATTTCTCACGGTTCCTAGCAGAAGACTTTGAGGTCACTGAGTGGgttaatgcagcttttaaatccGTCCAAAAAGATGCTCCGGGGAAGGTAGATTCTCATGCTGCGACGTTGGTAATGAAGCTTCAGCTGTTCATCCAGGAAGTGAACAATTCGGTGGAAG AGAGTAGTCATCAGGCCTTACAGAATATGCCCCGTGTACTACGAGATGTTGAAGCTCTGAAACAGGAAGCTGCTTTCCTGAAAGAACAAATGATCCTCGTGAAAGAAGACATCAAAAAATTTGAGCAAGATACAGCTCAGTCTATGCAG GTCCTTGTGGTGATGGATAAAGTAAAGTCACGCATGCAGTTGGCTGCAGAGTCACTGCAGGAAGCTGATAAATGGAGTACTCTGAGTGCAGACATAGAGGAGACCTTTAAAACCCAG AACATCACAGTGATATCAGAGAAGCTGACCAGCATGCAGGTTAGTCTCTCAATGTTGGTGGATACGCCAGACTACTCAGAGAAGTGTGTCTACTTGGAAGCTTTGAAAAACCGATTGGAGGCCATGTGCAGCCCTCAGATTGTAGGAGCTTTCAACAGCCAGTCTGTCG ATCAGGCCAAGATGTTTGTCAAAGTGTTCGGTGAAATTGACAGAATGCCTCAGCTTTTGGCTTATTACTACAAGTGTCAAAAG GTGCAATTGGTGACTGTTTGGCAGGAGCTATGCCAGTCTGAGATTCCTCTGGATCGCCAGCTGACAGAGTTCTATGATACCTTGTTGGGGGCATGGCACACCCAGTTACAGTGGGTCTCTCAG GTATTTAACAAGCCCCATGAAGTGGTGACAGTTCTGCTGATCCAGACTCTTGCTGCAATGGTCCCATCGATCCCTGTGTGTCTTAGCACCGCCATGGAACGAGCTGGTCCAGAGAGTAAGCTGAGCACGCTGCTAGACCTCTATCAGTCCACCGTACACTTTGCCAAGGCCCTGGAGGCAGCTATCCTGCCCAATATCG GGGATCATAATCTGGTGAAGGTGACCGAACTGGTGGAATCTGTGTTTGGACCATATAAACCTTTCCAGCTGCAGTACGGTGCCCTAGAAGAGTCTCACGTATTAATAGAGATCAGCGCAATACCTCTG GAACATCAGGAGGTCCTAGATTGTGTCCAAGAGCTCTCTCACTCTGTGAGCCGGATCTTCAACCTATCCTCAGGAGCCGTGGAGAGATGCATCCAGTTAACAGATGGTTTGGGGGTGTGCGGCCTGTTAAAAGCCCTCCAGTCTCTCTTTAAAAA gTACGTCTCGGACTTTTCAAATACGTTACAGTCAATAAGAAAGAAATACAAGTTGGACAGCATCCCTGCTGATTCCTTGTTCCTTGAAGATTGGACAGCCTTCCAGAACTCAGTCAG GATTATCGCCACTTGCGGAGAGCTGTTACGACAGTGCAGAGACTTTGAACAGCAACTGGCGAGCCG GATTCTGTCCACGGCTGGAAAGTACTTGTCCGACTCTTACAGCCCACGTAGCTTGACGGGAATTCAGGAGACCGGTGCCACCGAGCGCAAGAGTAGCCGCAACCCTTGGCAGGAGTACAATTATCTGCAGAAGGGGGACCCTGCGGAGTATGCCAACCTAATGGAGACCTTGTACATGATAAAG gagaAAGGAGCGGTTAGCACCAGCCTTTTGGCAGCCTCTCGTTCCGCTCTCACACGCCAGAACCAGGTGGCTCATCAGTTGGCTTTCGATTCCGTTTTCTTGCGTATTAAACAGCAGCTTTTACTGGTGCCAAAGATGGAG AGCTGGAGCTATGAAGGCTCAGGTGAGCTGACCGAAGACTTGCCCACATTTAGCCTCACGCCTTTTGAGTATATCAGCAAC ATAGGACAGTACCTCATGTCCCTTCCTCTCCACCTGGAACCGTTTGTCACACCTGAAGACTCGACCTTGGAACTCGCGCTGCATGCTGGGAAGCTCCCCTACCCACCCGAACAAG GAGAGGAAACACCAGAGCTGGACAACATGGCTGATTATTGGTTGGGTTCTTTAGCCAGAGCCACCATGCAAACGTACTGTGACGTCATCTTACAGATTCCAGCTCTCACGCCTCACTCCAGCAAACAGCTGGCCACCGATATAG ACTATCTGATCAATGTGATGGATGCTTTGGGTTTACAACCCACCCGGACTCTTCAACACATCGTTACTCTTGTGAAGGCCAAGCCTGAAGAATACAGACAGGTTGCCAAAGCTGTGCCACGGAAACTTTCATCATCAGTGGCTGCCATGAGAAACCTGGAGTACTGA
- the UBFD1 gene encoding ubiquitin domain-containing protein UBFD1, whose translation MASQDEVEELGMEADEQKTQLASAEGGDSSSQASESVSAPADADSSVSNGGDSETDKELVEVKIIWNKNKYDLKLPLDSTGASLKQKIHSLTGLPPAMQKVMFKGLVPEDKTLREIKISNGAKVMVVGSTINDVLAVTTPKETIQQEVKEEESKKEPLCRQKQHRKVLDKGKPDDVMPSLKGVQERLPTTPISGMYNKSGGKVRLTFKLEQDQLWIGTKERTEKIPMGSIKNVITEPIEDHDDYHMMAFQLGPTEASYYWVYWVPAQYVDAIKDTVLGKWQYF comes from the exons ATGGCGTCCCAGGACG AAGTGGAAGAGTTGGGGATGGAGGCAGACGAGCAGAAGACTCAGCTGGCCAGCGCAGAAGGTGGGGACAGCAGCTCTCAGGCTTCAGAAAGTGTTTCAGCACCGGCAGATGCAGACAGTTCTGTGAGCAATGGAGGGGACTCTGAGACAGACAAAGAGCTTGTAGaagttaaaattatttggaACAAGAACAAGTACGACTTGAAACTCCCGCTGGACAGTACCGGAGCAAGCCTTAAGCAGAAGATTCATTCTCTCACAG GTCTTCCACCAGCCATGCAGAAAGTCATGTTTAAGGGGCTAGTCCCTGAGGACAAAACACTAAGggaaattaaaatctccaacGGTGCAAAGGTCATGGTTGTAGGATCCACAATCAATGACGTGTTGGCCGTGACAACCCCCAAAGAGACTATTCAGCAAGAggtgaaagaagaggaaagcAAGAAGGAGCCTTTGTGCAGACAGAAG caacaccgaaagGTGCTGGACAAGGGCAAACCTGATGACGTGATGCCATCGCTGAAAGGTGTCCAG GAGCGTCTTCCAACCACACCGATATCCGGCATGTACAATAAGTCTGGGGGGAAAGTTAGGCTGACGTTCAAACTGGAGCAAGATCAGTTGTGGATTGGTACGAAAG AGAGGACAGAAAAAATCCCCATGGGTTCTATTAAGAATGTGATTACAGAGCCGATTGAAGACCACGATGACTATCACATGATG GCATTTCAGCTGGGTCCTACTGAAGCATCTTACTACTGGGTATACTGGGTCCCCGCACAATATGTGGATGCCATCAAGGACACGGTATTAGGCAAATGGCAGTATTTTTGA